A genomic stretch from Desulfolutivibrio sulfodismutans DSM 3696 includes:
- a CDS encoding radical SAM protein produces the protein MHLTGSVIRPPSEADSILIQATLGCSHNTCAFCGAYTGKPFRVVPEADVEAALDFAATYCRRQRRVFLCDGDAMVLSVNRLTRLLGRIREKLPFVNRVSAYANAKSLRTKSEDELAALRGLGLHTLYMGLESGDQDTLSAMGKADTAADIVAAGQKVRRAGLRLSVTVLLGLAGIERSGLHAERTGAALSEMDPDQAAALTLMLVPGTPLHADWKAGRFALPDARGMLGELATLLAHTHLSRGLFLANHASNFLPLKLRLPRDKDTALALIGRALAGDVPLRPDYVRAL, from the coding sequence ATGCACCTGACCGGCTCCGTCATCCGCCCCCCCAGCGAGGCCGACAGCATCCTCATCCAGGCCACCCTGGGCTGTTCCCATAACACATGCGCCTTCTGCGGGGCCTACACGGGCAAACCCTTCCGGGTGGTCCCCGAGGCCGACGTGGAGGCCGCCCTGGACTTCGCCGCGACGTACTGCCGCCGCCAGCGCCGGGTCTTTTTGTGCGACGGCGACGCCATGGTCCTGTCCGTCAACCGCCTGACGCGCCTTCTTGGCCGCATCAGGGAGAAGCTGCCCTTCGTGAACCGGGTCTCGGCCTACGCCAACGCCAAAAGCCTGCGCACCAAATCCGAGGACGAACTGGCGGCGCTGCGCGGCCTGGGCCTGCATACCCTGTACATGGGTCTTGAATCCGGCGACCAGGACACGCTGTCGGCCATGGGCAAGGCCGACACCGCCGCCGACATCGTGGCCGCCGGGCAAAAGGTCCGCCGGGCCGGGCTGCGTCTTTCGGTCACGGTGCTTCTGGGGCTGGCCGGGATCGAACGATCCGGCCTCCACGCCGAGCGCACGGGCGCGGCCCTGTCCGAGATGGACCCGGATCAGGCTGCCGCCCTGACGCTCATGCTGGTCCCGGGCACCCCCCTTCATGCCGACTGGAAGGCCGGGCGCTTCGCCTTGCCCGACGCCCGGGGCATGCTCGGCGAACTGGCCACACTTTTGGCCCACACCCATCTGAGCCGGGGGCTTTTTCTGGCCAACCACGCCTCCAACTTCCTGCCGCTGAAACTCCGACTGCCCCGGGACAAGGACACGGCCCTGGCGCTCATCGGCCGCGCCCTGGCCGGCGACGTGCCCCTGCGGCCGGACTACGTCCGCGCCCTGTAG
- a CDS encoding sensor histidine kinase: MDHVIKPVEPSALSKKFRSLEGVCWRRVMERRVAERMDELKAANARLLAEIKERQKAEARLREALAEKESLLAEIHHRVKNNLQIVSSLTDMAGRRMRDPEARAVCLDLQAKIHGMGLIHTELYRSGNIGRIDIAAYGRMLFHQLADMYEAGGIRPTFDLEELPLPLDKAVPCGMLLNELLSNVFKHAYPPGEPGRVDIRIGWRSPVRAVISIRDYGRGLPQSMDMARTKTFGLRLIRDTVKRQLCGSLQIDSDGGTAVTVEFGVAGGA; this comes from the coding sequence GTGGACCATGTGATCAAACCCGTGGAGCCGTCAGCCTTGTCCAAGAAGTTTCGGAGCCTTGAAGGGGTGTGCTGGCGGCGGGTGATGGAGAGGCGGGTGGCTGAGCGTATGGACGAACTCAAGGCGGCCAACGCCAGGCTGTTGGCCGAGATCAAGGAGCGCCAGAAGGCCGAGGCCAGGCTGCGTGAGGCCTTGGCGGAAAAAGAGAGCCTGCTGGCGGAAATCCACCACCGCGTCAAAAACAACCTCCAGATCGTCTCCAGCCTGACGGACATGGCCGGCCGCCGCATGCGCGACCCCGAGGCCCGGGCCGTCTGCCTGGATCTCCAGGCCAAGATCCACGGCATGGGGCTCATTCATACGGAATTGTACCGCAGCGGCAACATCGGGCGCATTGATATCGCGGCCTACGGCCGCATGTTGTTTCATCAGCTGGCCGATATGTATGAGGCCGGGGGCATCAGGCCGACCTTCGACCTTGAGGAGTTGCCCTTGCCCCTGGACAAGGCCGTGCCCTGCGGCATGCTGCTCAACGAACTGCTGAGCAACGTCTTCAAGCACGCCTATCCCCCGGGTGAGCCGGGCCGGGTGGACATCCGCATCGGATGGCGGTCCCCGGTCCGGGCGGTCATCTCCATCCGCGACTATGGCCGGGGGCTGCCCCAGAGCATGGACATGGCCCGAACCAAGACCTTCGGGCTGCGGCTTATCCGGGATACGGTCAAAAGACAGTTGTGCGGAAGTCTGCAAATCGATAGTGATGGAGGCACGGCGGTGACCGTGGAATTTGGGGTCGCGGGGGGTGCGTAA
- a CDS encoding sensor histidine kinase, with product MDATARGSILVVDDEPVITAQLEDMLGAMGYRVLESAGAGEEAVDFASRGHPDLVLMDIVMPGRLDGIVACEHIQRNLGIPVVLLTAFGDDDHIARARAAHPYGYILKPFQNCQIKAAIEIALERKRLERGVEDAMVAFQAKAEDSELRLREANHRIKNHLSVVAGLLGLQSDVASDDACRELLEKSRMRVMAVAQVHENLCGSQPDLLLDAGEYLRTLTERLFNILGFGQSRLQLTTDIASARLAPPTLVPLGLIVNELLSNTIKHAFPDGREGAVHVRLRLQGDRADLTVRDNGVGLGVRENASLDSLGLELVQGLAGQLGGEVRTDPASQGVQITVSFPL from the coding sequence ATGGACGCGACGGCGCGGGGCAGCATTTTGGTTGTGGACGACGAGCCGGTCATCACCGCCCAGTTGGAGGACATGCTGGGGGCCATGGGGTACCGGGTGCTGGAGTCGGCCGGGGCCGGGGAAGAGGCTGTGGACTTCGCCTCGCGCGGGCATCCCGACCTTGTGCTCATGGACATCGTCATGCCCGGACGCCTGGACGGCATCGTGGCCTGCGAGCACATCCAGCGCAACCTGGGCATCCCGGTGGTGCTTCTGACCGCGTTTGGCGACGACGACCACATCGCCCGGGCCCGGGCCGCCCATCCGTACGGATACATCCTCAAACCCTTCCAGAATTGCCAGATCAAGGCGGCCATCGAAATCGCCCTGGAACGCAAACGCCTGGAACGCGGCGTCGAGGACGCCATGGTCGCGTTCCAGGCCAAGGCCGAGGACTCCGAGCTGCGCCTGCGCGAGGCCAATCACCGCATCAAGAACCACCTGAGCGTGGTGGCCGGGCTTTTGGGGCTGCAATCGGATGTGGCCTCGGACGACGCCTGCCGCGAGTTGCTGGAAAAATCCCGGATGCGGGTCATGGCCGTGGCCCAGGTCCACGAAAATTTGTGCGGCTCGCAGCCGGATCTGCTCCTGGACGCGGGGGAATATCTGCGCACCCTGACCGAACGCCTGTTCAACATCCTGGGATTTGGCCAAAGCCGGTTGCAACTGACCACGGACATCGCCTCCGCCCGTCTTGCCCCGCCGACCCTGGTCCCTCTGGGGCTCATCGTCAACGAGCTGTTGTCCAACACCATCAAGCACGCCTTTCCGGACGGCCGGGAGGGTGCGGTTCATGTGCGCCTGCGCTTGCAGGGAGACCGGGCCGATCTGACCGTCCGCGACAACGGGGTGGGGCTCGGGGTGCGTGAGAACGCCAGTCTGGACAGCCTGGGCCTGGAACTCGTGCAGGGGTTGGCCGGGCAGCTCGGCGGCGAGGTGCGCACGGACCCGGCCTCGCAGGGCGTGCAGATCACGGTGTCGTTTCCCCTGTGA
- a CDS encoding AtpZ/AtpI family protein, producing MLDKFLKSPIFKDKKTWDAVGNASVMGLHLVSGVLVGLFIGYWLDVWLGTKPWLLLLFLLFGIAAGFRNIYLEAKKFQEENTTTNHDDQG from the coding sequence GTGCTGGACAAATTTCTCAAGTCGCCGATATTTAAAGATAAAAAGACGTGGGATGCCGTAGGAAACGCCTCGGTCATGGGGTTGCATCTGGTTTCCGGCGTCCTTGTGGGGCTTTTCATCGGATATTGGCTGGACGTGTGGCTTGGCACCAAGCCGTGGTTGCTTCTGTTGTTTTTGCTGTTCGGCATTGCCGCGGGTTTTCGGAACATCTACCTGGAAGCCAAAAAGTTCCAGGAAGAGAACACGACGACGAACCATGACGACCAGGGCTAG
- a CDS encoding ATP synthase subunit I, translating into MTTRASSLATSFDRMLFRRGFVNPDIRMLVRNQILLAGFSTVFCLAVLGFSAWAWSYGAGAVLATLNFWFLAGFGVRITSQPNRTEAVLATLTRFYLRLGLTGAVLYALIVWAGARPVALLTGVSIIVVNFLCWGAVKIAASGTREAPNGKEA; encoded by the coding sequence ATGACGACCAGGGCTAGCTCGCTTGCGACCTCCTTCGACCGGATGCTTTTCCGCAGGGGGTTCGTCAATCCGGACATCAGGATGCTGGTGCGCAACCAGATCCTTTTGGCCGGATTTTCCACGGTGTTCTGCCTGGCGGTTCTGGGGTTTTCGGCGTGGGCGTGGTCGTACGGCGCTGGCGCGGTCCTGGCGACGCTGAATTTCTGGTTTCTGGCCGGATTCGGCGTGCGCATCACCTCCCAGCCCAACCGGACCGAGGCCGTCCTGGCCACCTTGACCCGGTTTTATCTGCGGCTGGGGCTGACCGGCGCGGTCCTTTACGCGCTTATCGTGTGGGCAGGGGCGCGGCCCGTCGCGCTTTTGACCGGGGTTTCAATCATCGTCGTCAATTTTCTGTGCTGGGGCGCCGTCAAAATCGCGGCCTCCGGAACGCGGGAAGCGCCAAATGGAAAGGAGGCATAA
- the atpB gene encoding F0F1 ATP synthase subunit A, whose product MAGGLPHPLLIVEEAFHAAGLNVPGNVVNAWVVMVIMIVLGTMATRKLAMVPGGMQNFFEFMVGGLESFVVANIGEKGRKVFPFLCGLFVFILIGNLIGFVPGFDAPTANINTNAAMALTVFVYYNFWGLKLWGPGYIKHFLGPFWWLIPLMLPVELISHLARPLSLTLRLFGNVRGGEIVLVLLFALAPVVSTFPMYFMFILAKTIQAFVFFMLSMIYLKGSLEHAH is encoded by the coding sequence ATGGCTGGTGGACTTCCGCATCCCCTTCTGATCGTCGAGGAGGCCTTTCACGCGGCTGGCCTGAACGTCCCGGGCAACGTCGTGAACGCCTGGGTGGTCATGGTCATCATGATCGTGCTCGGCACCATGGCTACCCGCAAGCTGGCCATGGTCCCCGGAGGGATGCAGAACTTTTTCGAATTCATGGTAGGCGGCCTGGAAAGTTTCGTGGTCGCCAACATCGGCGAAAAAGGGCGCAAGGTCTTTCCGTTCTTGTGCGGGCTTTTCGTCTTCATCCTCATCGGCAACCTCATCGGCTTTGTGCCCGGCTTCGACGCGCCCACGGCCAACATCAACACCAATGCGGCCATGGCGCTCACGGTCTTCGTCTATTACAACTTCTGGGGACTCAAGCTGTGGGGCCCCGGCTACATCAAGCACTTCCTTGGACCGTTCTGGTGGCTCATTCCGCTCATGCTTCCGGTGGAACTGATCTCCCACCTGGCCCGGCCGCTTTCGCTCACCCTGCGTCTTTTCGGCAACGTGCGCGGCGGTGAAATCGTCCTGGTGCTGCTTTTCGCCTTGGCCCCGGTGGTCTCCACCTTCCCCATGTACTTCATGTTCATTCTGGCCAAGACCATCCAGGCGTTCGTGTTCTTCATGCTGTCCATGATCTACCTCAAGGGATCGCTGGAACACGCCCATTAG
- the atpE gene encoding ATP synthase F0 subunit C — MRKILMTALNTVALLALAGVAFAAGDPAVVATISWATALAQGVAAAGCGIGMGLGIKAACEGTARNPEASGKITVTLILGLAFLESLAIYGLVINLILLFANPYMG; from the coding sequence ATGCGCAAGATTCTGATGACCGCCCTGAACACCGTGGCCCTTCTCGCCCTGGCTGGCGTCGCCTTCGCCGCTGGCGATCCCGCCGTCGTCGCCACCATCTCCTGGGCCACCGCTTTGGCTCAGGGCGTCGCCGCCGCCGGCTGCGGCATCGGCATGGGCCTGGGCATCAAGGCCGCCTGCGAAGGCACCGCCCGCAACCCCGAGGCCAGCGGCAAGATCACCGTCACCTTGATTCTCGGTCTGGCCTTCCTCGAGTCCCTGGCCATTTACGGCTTGGTCATCAACCTGATCCTGCTGTTCGCCAACCCCTACATGGGTTAA
- a CDS encoding redox-sensing transcriptional repressor Rex produces MKSDHIPRATIKRLAMYVQVLESFKREGTQVVSSELLARTCNVNPSQIRKDLAYFGEFGVRGVGYHVQDLITAIKRSLGVDRMWKCALVGVGNLGKALLRHREFKYRGFDIVAAFDCDPFKIGEEVIGLEVVCTRRLKETARELDIEIGLITTPPDRAQRAANFLAEAGIKGIINFAPARITVPSDVHVEYVDFFHHLYAVSFSITLDQRPKTQPAAV; encoded by the coding sequence GTGAAAAGCGACCACATCCCAAGAGCAACCATCAAGCGGCTGGCCATGTACGTCCAGGTGCTGGAGTCCTTCAAGCGCGAAGGAACCCAGGTCGTGTCCTCGGAGCTTCTGGCCAGAACCTGCAACGTCAATCCCTCGCAGATCCGCAAAGACCTGGCGTATTTCGGGGAATTCGGCGTGCGCGGGGTCGGGTATCACGTTCAGGATCTCATCACCGCCATCAAGCGTTCCCTCGGCGTCGACCGCATGTGGAAATGCGCCCTGGTGGGCGTGGGCAATCTGGGCAAGGCGCTGTTGCGGCACCGGGAATTCAAGTACCGGGGTTTTGACATCGTGGCCGCCTTCGACTGTGATCCCTTCAAGATCGGCGAGGAGGTCATCGGCCTGGAGGTGGTCTGTACCAGGCGGCTCAAGGAGACGGCCCGGGAGCTGGACATCGAGATCGGGCTGATCACCACGCCTCCGGATCGGGCCCAGCGCGCCGCCAATTTCCTGGCCGAGGCCGGGATCAAGGGCATCATCAACTTCGCCCCGGCCCGCATCACCGTCCCTAGCGACGTCCATGTGGAATATGTGGACTTTTTTCACCACCTGTACGCCGTTTCCTTCTCCATCACCCTGGATCAGCGCCCCAAGACCCAGCCCGCCGCCGTCTAG
- a CDS encoding SAM hydrolase/SAM-dependent halogenase family protein gives MFLPQHETDGCPKVVALLTDYGLADPYVGQMKAVLTACLPGVALVDLTHGVPPHNVLAGAFFLDASLPWMPPGSVTVAVVDPGVGTSRRIVGLRRKGRLVLAPDNGLLTLLLLRGTMDGAWAFPVPETASATFHGRDVFAPLAAALAGGRPVLECGYEVDPASLVLLPGLNPTLEGGRLQAKVLHVDRFGNLILNLRITEYEQVVRDAAGVSMELPGAPRIVRAAAYAAVPPGALGLLAGSQGHFELAMNRESAARETGLEPGDAVTLYLADKPTEEPDKALPLASER, from the coding sequence ATGTTCCTGCCCCAGCATGAAACCGACGGCTGTCCCAAGGTGGTGGCCCTGCTCACGGACTACGGTCTGGCCGACCCCTATGTGGGGCAGATGAAGGCGGTTTTGACCGCATGCCTGCCCGGGGTCGCGCTTGTGGATCTGACCCATGGCGTGCCGCCGCACAACGTTTTGGCCGGGGCCTTCTTTTTGGACGCCAGCCTGCCCTGGATGCCGCCTGGGTCCGTGACCGTGGCCGTGGTCGACCCGGGCGTGGGCACATCCCGGCGCATCGTGGGCCTTCGCCGCAAGGGTCGTCTGGTCCTGGCTCCGGACAACGGCCTGCTCACCCTGCTGCTCTTGCGGGGAACGATGGACGGGGCCTGGGCCTTTCCGGTTCCGGAAACGGCCTCCGCCACATTCCATGGACGCGATGTGTTCGCCCCCCTGGCTGCGGCCTTGGCAGGCGGAAGGCCTGTGCTGGAATGCGGATATGAGGTCGATCCGGCCTCGCTGGTTCTCCTGCCCGGATTGAACCCGACCCTGGAAGGCGGGCGGTTGCAGGCCAAGGTGCTGCATGTGGATCGGTTCGGCAATCTCATCCTGAATCTGCGTATTACGGAATATGAGCAGGTGGTGCGGGACGCCGCAGGGGTGAGCATGGAACTGCCGGGCGCGCCGCGCATTGTCCGGGCTGCGGCCTATGCCGCCGTGCCGCCTGGGGCGCTTGGGCTTTTGGCCGGGAGCCAGGGGCATTTCGAGCTGGCCATGAACCGGGAAAGCGCGGCCCGTGAAACCGGCCTTGAACCCGGTGATGCGGTGACGCTTTATCTTGCCGACAAACCGACGGAGGAGCCGGATAAGGCGCTTCCTCTGGCGTCGGAAAGGTGA
- a CDS encoding glycosyltransferase, producing the protein MTHRAPLASIIVPTYNQARYLTACLDSIWFQDHPSLDVIVVNDGSTDGTAEALAAFTRAVAEDEASYASCYNAQSDVIERVYHPRYPQDGRTLRVITHPQNRGLAAALNTGFAAACGLYCTYVPSDDCLLPAMISEMAAQLDDGADFVYADMAIVDDAGHWVRRFALPDYSFSRCFADWYLCGVAKLYRTALHQRFGWYDESLLAHDHELFLRFAEGGAVFRHIPKVLMYVRDHARREVDIHHPSSWNRLLEESKVLVARARAHQAALPSPG; encoded by the coding sequence GTGACACATCGCGCCCCCTTGGCCTCCATCATCGTGCCGACGTACAATCAGGCCCGGTATCTGACCGCCTGTCTGGATTCCATCTGGTTTCAGGATCATCCCTCCCTGGATGTCATCGTGGTCAACGACGGCTCCACGGACGGAACCGCAGAGGCCCTCGCCGCCTTCACGCGAGCCGTGGCCGAGGACGAGGCCTCGTATGCCTCCTGCTACAATGCCCAAAGCGACGTCATCGAGCGGGTCTATCACCCGCGATATCCCCAGGACGGACGCACCCTGCGGGTCATCACCCATCCGCAGAACCGGGGATTGGCGGCGGCCCTTAACACCGGGTTCGCCGCCGCCTGCGGCCTGTACTGCACCTATGTTCCCTCCGACGACTGCCTGCTGCCTGCAATGATTTCTGAAATGGCGGCCCAACTTGATGACGGGGCGGACTTTGTCTACGCGGACATGGCCATTGTGGACGACGCCGGGCACTGGGTCCGTCGGTTCGCCCTGCCCGACTATTCCTTCTCGCGGTGCTTTGCCGACTGGTATCTGTGCGGCGTGGCCAAGCTCTACCGTACCGCGTTGCACCAGCGGTTCGGTTGGTACGATGAATCTCTTTTGGCCCACGACCATGAGCTCTTCTTGCGGTTCGCCGAGGGAGGGGCCGTGTTCCGGCATATCCCCAAGGTGCTCATGTACGTGCGCGATCATGCCCGGCGCGAGGTGGATATCCATCATCCCAGCAGTTGGAATCGCCTGCTTGAGGAATCCAAGGTGCTGGTGGCCAGGGCGCGAGCCCATCAGGCCGCCTTGCCGTCGCCGGGCTGA
- a CDS encoding radical SAM protein encodes MIPLSEMQIIQIDVTNACHNRCSNCTRFTGHHQKPFFMDMDTFRQAVDSLVDFPGMVGMIGGEPLLHPRFAEMAEYLAERIPEKKRRGLWSTVPQALGRKYGSLIREVYGNYFFNDHSVDQIMHQPLLVAAREVIADPDEMWRLIDDCWIQKFWSASITPKGAFFCEVAASFNILFDGPNGWPIEPGWWKRTPEDYTEQKLQACPNCGCAIPLMRRPSSQEIDDVSPGNLERLRAIRSPKALQGRVEIYGGGLAEDWNPGPNWYMSELERATELQYRSRLADRLDSDSQARQEGKPL; translated from the coding sequence ATGATCCCCCTATCGGAGATGCAAATCATCCAGATTGACGTAACAAACGCTTGCCACAACCGGTGCTCCAACTGCACCCGTTTCACGGGGCATCATCAGAAACCGTTCTTCATGGACATGGATACCTTCCGGCAGGCCGTGGACTCGCTTGTGGATTTTCCCGGCATGGTGGGCATGATTGGCGGAGAACCGCTCTTGCATCCCCGCTTCGCCGAGATGGCCGAATACCTGGCCGAACGCATTCCTGAAAAAAAACGTCGCGGATTGTGGTCCACCGTTCCTCAAGCCCTGGGGAGGAAATACGGTTCATTGATCCGGGAGGTGTACGGAAATTACTTTTTTAACGACCACAGCGTGGATCAGATCATGCACCAGCCGCTTCTGGTCGCCGCTCGTGAGGTCATCGCCGACCCGGATGAGATGTGGCGTCTCATCGACGATTGCTGGATCCAGAAATTTTGGTCCGCCTCCATCACCCCCAAGGGGGCATTTTTTTGCGAAGTGGCTGCCAGCTTCAACATCTTGTTCGATGGGCCCAACGGTTGGCCCATAGAACCAGGCTGGTGGAAACGTACCCCCGAGGACTATACGGAACAGAAGCTACAAGCCTGCCCGAATTGCGGCTGCGCCATTCCCCTTATGCGTCGGCCGAGCAGCCAGGAAATCGACGACGTGAGCCCTGGCAACCTGGAGAGGCTGCGGGCCATCCGTTCCCCCAAGGCCCTACAGGGCCGGGTGGAAATTTATGGTGGCGGTTTGGCCGAGGATTGGAACCCTGGCCCCAACTGGTACATGTCCGAGCTGGAGCGGGCGACTGAATTGCAATACCGATCCCGCCTCGCTGACCGTCTGGATTCCGATTCCCAGGCCCGTCAGGAAGGCAAACCTCTATGA
- a CDS encoding glycosyltransferase family 2 protein, translating to MNIHDLIARRACTSAIPPAPLPQALRDQRLNRANMHRPLVSLIVTSYNYESYIEECLRSVTRQTYDNWECIIVDDQSTDSTVDRVRAFMQTPEANGRFRLIEGQENRGQMEAFREGLTVASGSFVVLLDADDVLLDDFLEAHMHAHLSVATVAFTSSNQYQINGAGEIIGGQHMDHQSKGYYRHVRKTTFQRGFWIWATSSSMVYRRSTVDLIMPRDGATFRICADYYIAHFCHLIGDSLLIPSVHGCYRRHGANNFGSNPVFGNINSVGNLDKHPPHDLFRMTMIRHILGNYDLFYPIYMGPGLIRLVLRMIKPRELPNLVARYPAVFKRPLRHYLWLAAKMQWEKWRTPVSEKFKILSVPTAEELFVK from the coding sequence ATGAACATCCACGACCTCATCGCCCGACGCGCCTGCACATCCGCGATTCCCCCCGCGCCGCTGCCGCAAGCCCTCCGCGACCAGCGCCTGAACCGGGCCAACATGCACCGTCCGTTGGTCAGTCTTATTGTCACCAGCTACAATTATGAGTCCTATATTGAGGAATGTCTGCGATCAGTCACCCGTCAGACCTACGACAATTGGGAATGCATCATCGTGGACGACCAGTCCACCGACTCCACTGTGGACCGGGTGCGCGCCTTTATGCAGACTCCGGAGGCCAACGGGCGGTTCCGACTCATTGAGGGGCAGGAAAACAGAGGCCAGATGGAGGCGTTCCGGGAAGGGCTTACGGTGGCCTCGGGTAGCTTCGTGGTGCTGCTTGACGCTGACGATGTCCTGCTGGACGATTTCCTTGAAGCTCACATGCATGCCCATCTCTCCGTGGCCACGGTGGCGTTCACCAGCTCCAACCAGTACCAGATCAACGGTGCGGGTGAGATCATCGGCGGCCAGCACATGGACCACCAATCCAAGGGCTATTACCGCCATGTGCGCAAGACCACGTTTCAGCGCGGATTTTGGATATGGGCGACTTCAAGCTCCATGGTCTACCGGCGAAGCACTGTGGATCTCATCATGCCTCGTGACGGCGCCACGTTTCGCATATGCGCCGATTATTACATCGCGCATTTCTGCCATCTCATCGGCGACTCGTTGCTCATCCCTTCCGTTCATGGCTGCTACCGCCGCCACGGGGCCAACAACTTCGGTTCTAATCCCGTGTTCGGAAATATCAATTCCGTGGGAAACCTGGACAAACATCCACCCCATGACCTATTCCGCATGACCATGATCCGGCATATTCTGGGAAATTACGATCTGTTTTACCCCATCTACATGGGGCCGGGTCTCATCCGGCTTGTCCTGCGCATGATCAAGCCCCGGGAACTGCCGAACCTGGTGGCCCGGTATCCGGCCGTCTTCAAACGCCCTCTGCGCCATTATCTCTGGCTGGCAGCCAAGATGCAGTGGGAAAAGTGGCGCACACCCGTATCCGAGAAGTTCAAGATCCTCTCCGTGCCGACGGCCGAGGAGTTATTTGTAAAATGA
- a CDS encoding radical SAM protein yields MRNSCIATTKKRVLTRRGVVWLGQTCNLRCRFCYFQTRIEAKDHPEHPFMGMDKAKGIMDNLRHHYGNSAIDIQGGEPTIYPGIEELCAYCSEIGLLPTLITNALVLARREKCQALKDVGVRDLLVSVHGLGQNYDDVVGVPGAHKKQMAALDNCVAVGMPVRFNCVLTNSALPHLAGVADLARQVGARAVNFIAFNPFEDQQRGERSRDDVAAYSEVAPPLVAAMDQLNDANIEVNVRYFPLCQVPERYRKHLYNFQQLPYDLHEWDYASWSWTDMKPQRMRDGELSPLISLRQANYRSPMFQTVPGYLDDPDIRIEDEYRHSAFIRAREHCGYQFAPACDDCAAKAICDGFHGDYAAFFGFGEVAPVVADESITDPRHYINEQDKIVESEDADWAS; encoded by the coding sequence ATGAGAAATTCCTGCATCGCCACGACGAAGAAAAGGGTGCTGACACGCCGCGGAGTGGTCTGGCTTGGACAGACCTGTAACTTGCGCTGCCGGTTCTGCTATTTCCAGACCCGGATCGAGGCTAAGGACCATCCCGAGCATCCGTTTATGGGCATGGACAAGGCGAAAGGCATCATGGACAATCTACGCCATCACTATGGCAATAGCGCCATTGACATCCAGGGTGGTGAACCGACCATCTATCCGGGCATAGAGGAGTTGTGCGCCTACTGCTCCGAGATCGGCCTGCTTCCGACGCTCATCACCAATGCCCTGGTATTGGCCAGACGCGAAAAGTGCCAGGCGCTCAAGGACGTCGGCGTGCGCGATCTGCTGGTGAGCGTCCATGGCCTGGGTCAGAACTACGATGATGTGGTGGGGGTGCCCGGGGCGCACAAGAAACAGATGGCCGCCCTGGACAATTGCGTGGCCGTGGGAATGCCCGTGCGTTTTAACTGTGTGCTTACCAACTCCGCCCTGCCTCATCTGGCGGGCGTGGCTGATCTTGCCCGGCAGGTTGGGGCTCGCGCGGTTAACTTCATCGCCTTCAACCCATTCGAGGACCAGCAGCGAGGCGAGCGTTCCCGGGATGATGTGGCCGCCTACAGCGAGGTGGCGCCGCCGCTTGTAGCCGCCATGGATCAGCTCAACGATGCCAACATTGAGGTCAACGTCCGCTACTTCCCTCTTTGCCAGGTTCCTGAGCGCTACCGGAAGCATCTCTACAACTTCCAACAGCTTCCTTATGATCTGCACGAATGGGACTATGCGTCATGGTCCTGGACAGATATGAAGCCCCAGCGTATGCGCGACGGCGAGCTGTCTCCCTTGATCAGCCTGCGCCAAGCCAACTACCGTTCGCCCATGTTCCAGACCGTGCCCGGTTATCTGGATGATCCGGATATCCGCATTGAGGACGAATACCGCCACAGCGCCTTCATCCGGGCTCGGGAACACTGCGGCTATCAGTTCGCCCCGGCCTGCGATGACTGCGCGGCCAAGGCCATCTGCGATGGATTCCACGGCGACTACGCGGCCTTTTTCGGTTTTGGCGAGGTTGCTCCTGTCGTTGCGGATGAATCGATCACCGACCCAAGGCATTATATCAACGAACAGGACAAGATTGTCGAGTCAGAGGATGCAGACTGGGCTTCGTAG